In Spirobacillus cienkowskii, a genomic segment contains:
- a CDS encoding RelA/SpoT family protein, whose translation MGSENHKKQPSHEDYPLPESSETPSSEDIEKIAQNAYKSLIEKCLQYLEPATEPILAKAFQFAHNLHAGQRRKSGEPYIVHPLAVAEILAEFKMDETSLIAAILHDVVEDTHVSVEEVSKEFGEHVAALVEGVTKLAKVQFRSSQEKMAENFRKMIVAMSRDIRVIIVKLADRMHNMRTLRALNLEKRQRIAEETLEIYAPLAGRLGMYKIKAELEDLCLRELKPSVYYSLIARVAQKKTERDKIIEQARDHLAARLQEANIKAKVYGRAKHFYSIYRKMSDKQMEFEDIYDLFALRVIVETPNECYETLGIIHNIYRPVPGRFKDFIAMPKANLYQSLHTTIVAAKGELLEVQIRTTEMHQIAENGIAAHWTYKERRKDPNGMQFDHADFEKFKWLKQIVRHQKELSDPNEFLEAVKVDLFDEEVYVFSPKGDVFELRKGSTCLDFAFAIHTDLGLRTTGAKINGRIATLRTRLHSGDVIELLVGNKVRATKDWLNFITTTKARNKIRAWLRTEERSQSKQLGQEMFETELSKNGASFEKLQKSGVFQEINKIFSVGSYEDFILQIGYGKLDVKTAVQKLLHSSPYVTKSPEPLLLVESQKTMQQELQEVRSVQEVFKQKHSKFQSSGEDAIFVQGMSGIIVRMARCCEPLPGQQIVGFVSRSRGVTVHAASCQWALSNDPARRVDCSWNIVSASSHNVRVRITAHDKPGILAAITKTVSSAYINIASMECFTNPQRRAVILLKLELNDIHQLKDVLQKIEAVDGVIHVERTIG comes from the coding sequence ATGGGTTCTGAAAACCATAAAAAACAACCTTCTCATGAAGATTATCCTCTACCTGAGTCTTCTGAAACTCCTTCCTCCGAGGACATAGAGAAAATAGCACAAAATGCTTATAAATCATTAATAGAAAAATGCCTTCAATATTTGGAGCCTGCAACTGAGCCTATATTAGCAAAAGCGTTTCAGTTTGCGCACAATCTTCATGCAGGACAAAGAAGAAAAAGTGGCGAACCTTATATTGTTCATCCTTTAGCTGTGGCCGAAATTCTTGCAGAATTTAAAATGGATGAAACATCATTAATAGCCGCTATCTTGCATGACGTGGTTGAAGACACCCATGTTTCTGTTGAAGAAGTCTCTAAAGAATTTGGTGAACATGTGGCTGCTTTGGTTGAAGGAGTCACAAAACTTGCAAAGGTTCAGTTTCGCTCCTCTCAAGAAAAAATGGCAGAAAACTTTCGCAAGATGATTGTAGCAATGTCTCGTGATATTCGAGTGATTATTGTAAAGCTTGCAGATCGTATGCACAATATGCGGACTTTACGGGCACTAAATCTTGAGAAAAGACAACGAATCGCAGAAGAAACCTTAGAAATTTATGCTCCTTTAGCGGGCAGACTTGGGATGTACAAGATAAAAGCTGAACTCGAAGATTTGTGTTTGAGAGAACTTAAACCTTCTGTTTATTATAGCTTAATAGCTCGTGTTGCACAAAAAAAAACCGAAAGAGATAAAATTATTGAACAAGCTCGAGATCATTTGGCTGCCAGGTTGCAAGAAGCAAATATTAAAGCAAAAGTTTATGGAAGAGCTAAACATTTTTATTCTATTTATCGAAAAATGTCTGACAAACAAATGGAGTTTGAAGACATCTATGATCTGTTTGCACTGCGTGTAATTGTGGAAACTCCTAACGAATGTTACGAAACTTTAGGAATTATTCATAATATTTATCGACCTGTGCCTGGGCGTTTTAAAGATTTTATCGCGATGCCAAAGGCAAATTTGTATCAAAGTTTGCACACCACGATTGTTGCTGCAAAGGGAGAATTATTAGAAGTTCAAATTCGAACTACTGAGATGCATCAAATTGCAGAAAATGGGATCGCAGCACATTGGACTTATAAAGAAAGAAGAAAAGATCCCAATGGCATGCAGTTTGATCATGCAGATTTTGAAAAATTTAAATGGTTAAAACAAATTGTCCGGCATCAAAAAGAACTTTCAGACCCCAACGAATTTTTAGAAGCTGTAAAAGTCGATCTGTTTGATGAAGAGGTATACGTATTTTCTCCTAAAGGTGATGTGTTTGAATTGCGTAAGGGTTCAACATGCCTTGATTTTGCATTTGCAATTCATACAGATTTGGGTTTACGCACCACTGGGGCAAAAATTAATGGTCGTATTGCGACGTTGCGTACCCGACTGCATAGTGGTGATGTGATTGAGTTGCTTGTCGGCAATAAAGTTCGTGCAACAAAAGATTGGTTAAATTTTATAACAACAACAAAAGCGCGAAACAAAATTAGAGCTTGGCTGAGAACAGAAGAGAGGAGTCAGTCTAAACAATTAGGGCAAGAAATGTTTGAAACTGAACTGTCTAAAAATGGTGCTAGTTTTGAAAAACTCCAAAAAAGCGGTGTGTTTCAAGAAATCAATAAAATTTTTAGTGTTGGCAGTTACGAAGATTTTATTTTGCAAATTGGATATGGAAAACTTGATGTTAAAACAGCTGTCCAAAAATTATTGCACTCAAGCCCATATGTAACAAAAAGCCCAGAACCTTTATTGTTGGTAGAAAGTCAGAAAACAATGCAGCAAGAGCTGCAAGAAGTCCGTTCTGTTCAAGAGGTTTTTAAACAAAAGCATAGTAAGTTTCAATCAAGTGGTGAAGATGCGATTTTTGTACAGGGTATGTCAGGAATTATTGTTCGTATGGCACGATGTTGCGAACCACTTCCGGGGCAACAAATTGTTGGGTTTGTTTCAAGAAGTCGTGGGGTGACGGTGCATGCCGCAAGTTGTCAATGGGCTTTGTCAAATGATCCTGCGCGGCGTGTTGATTGCTCGTGGAATATTGTGTCTGCTTCGTCGCATAATGTTCGGGTGCGTATTACTGCGCACGATAAACCAGGAATTCTGGCGGCTATTACAAAAACTGTTTCTTCGGCATATATTAATATAGCATCAATGGAGTGTTTTACCAATCCGCAAAGAAGAGCCGTTATTTTGCTAAAGTTAGAATTAAATGATATCCATCAATTAAAAGATGTGCTGCAAAAAATAGAAGCCGTTGACGGCGTTATTCATGTAGAAAGAACAATAGGGTGA